Proteins encoded by one window of Bacillus rossius redtenbacheri isolate Brsri chromosome 3, Brsri_v3, whole genome shotgun sequence:
- the LOC134531154 gene encoding acyl-coenzyme A diphosphatase FITM2, protein MATKRRPLHQNRKFDFRPNTDNFRLNSETPQCETRGKKPLPDPSSVQQVLLMMVLHVCRKSMFVDTSVKVGIYGGSLFIVSLLADVLPVPRTYFARSDNLFNQYFVKFGWGWTLCLTVPFVVLTSYTYCCGRREKIGQHLVRLGVATAAWLFWTKLFNYVENNYGRCNVADKKFQAKQACLEGGFFWHGFDISGHAFILIYSSLVIIEECRAINGWDSIRDMIRNETHLRSSRENKSERSALRGLTNEEFNVLQLSYEKFTPYVRSLFIAMTLLSVLWDVMLISTMLYYHIMVEKFISGAVAILTWFVTYRFWYVMPNVLPNLPGDGLFKYRETRLPRPPSFKRKATATKGQLPKFMGMPLYGLKKQDMKEDDEENGENDAPLGNTSLRI, encoded by the coding sequence ATGGCGACCAAACGTCGGCCATTGCATCAAAATCGTAAGTTTGACTTTCGCCCTAATACGGATAACTTCAGGCTGAATTCGGAAACACCGCAATGTGAAACCAGGGGGAAGAAACCTCTGCCGGATCCGTCCTCCGTGCAGCAAGTGTTACTAATGATGGTACTGCATGTCTGTAGGAAATCCATGTTTGTAGACACGAGTGTGAAGGTCGGAATCTACGGTGGTAGCCTTTTCATCGTGTCCCTCTTGGCGGACGTTCTACCAGTGCCTCGGACTTATTTTGCGAGATCAGACAATTTATTTAATCAGTATTTTGTCAAGTTTGGCTGGGGGTGGACGCTATGCCTGACGGTGCCGTTCGTCGTGCTGACTAGTTACACCTACTGTTGTGGCAGGCGAGAGAAGATAGGGCAGCATCTCGTGAGACTCGGAGTTGCCACTGCAGCGTGGCTCTTTTGGACTAAACTCTTCAACTACGTCGAAAACAACTACGGCAGGTGCAACGTTGCCGACAAGAAATTCCAGGCGAAACAAGCTTGTCTCGAGGGTGGATTTTTCTGGCATGGATTCGACATTTCAGGTCATGCTTTCATACTGATCTACAGCAGCTTAGTAATTATCGAAGAGTGTAGGGCGATTAATGGTTGGGATAGCATAAGAGACATGATCAGGAATGAAACCCACTTGAGGTCTTCACGTGAAAATAAATCAGAAAGAAGCGCGTTACGAGGTTTAACTAATGAAGAATTTAATGTGTTGCAGCTTTCATACGAAAAGTTTACTCCATATGTGCGTTCTCTATTTATTGCCATGACTTTACTCTCAGTGCTGTGGGATGTCATGCTAATAAGCACAATGTTGTATTATCATATAATGGTAGAGAAATTTATCAGTGGTGCTGTGGCTATTTTAACTTGGTTTGTAACATATAGGTTTTGGTATGTGATGCCGAATGTCCTGCCAAACCTACCTGGCGATGGACTGTTCAAGTACAGGGAGACACGGTTGCCGAGGCCTCCGTCTTTCAAACGCAAGGCAACTGCTACTAAAGGACAGCTGCCCAAGTTCATGGGAATGCCTCTGTATGGGCTTAAGAAACAAGATATGAAAGAAGATGATGAGGAAAATGGTGAAAATGATGCACCTTTGGGTAACACTAGTTTACGAATATGA